A window of Solanum stenotomum isolate F172 chromosome 3, ASM1918654v1, whole genome shotgun sequence contains these coding sequences:
- the LOC125857629 gene encoding myb-related protein 306-like: MGRPPCCDKIGVKKGPWTPEEDIILVSYIQQHGPGNWRAVPSNTGLLRCSKSCRLRWTNYLRPGIKRGNFTEHEEKMIIHLQALLGNRWAAIASYLPQRTDNDIKNYWNTHLRKKLKKLQGNDENSTQEGTTSSSSQSNFSKGQWERRLQTDIHMARKALCEALSLDKSANPISPIPAQQPVTGSSSYASSAENISRLLQNWMKDSPKSSELSRSNSETTQSSLNNPSIGSGSGSSPSEGTISAATPEGFDSFFSQGNAFTPEIFQVESKPNFLNMNSENGFLFQAESKPSLEESQVPLTLLEKWLFDDAINAPAQEEELMGMGLGESADFF, encoded by the exons ATGGGAAGACCACCTTGCTGTGATAAAATTGGGGTGAAAAAAGGACCATGGACACCAGAAGAAGATATCATCTTGGTTTCATACATTCAACAACATGGTCCTGGTAACTGGAGAGCTGTTCCCAGTAATACtg GTTTGCTTAGATGCAGCAAAAGCTGTAGGCTCAGATGGACTAATTATCTCCGGCCCGGAATTAAACGTGGAAACTTCACTGAACATGAAGAAAAAATGATTATCCATCTCCAAGCTCTTCTAGGCAACAG ATGGGCTGCGATTGCTTCGTATCTCCCACAAAGGACGGATAACGATATAAAAAACTACTGGAATACTCATCTGaggaaaaagttgaagaaactTCAAGGGAATGATGAGAATAGTACTCAAGAAGGAACAACCTCATCATCATCTCAATCAAATTTCTCAAAGGGACAGTGGGAGAGGAGGCTTCAAACAGATATCCACATGGCTAGAAAAGCCCTTTGTGAGGCTTTATCACTTGACAAATCTGCTAATCCAATTAGCCCAATTCCTGCTCAACAACCCGTTACAGGATCCAGCTCTTATGCATCCAGTGCGGAAAACATATCCAGGTTACTTCAAAATTGGATGAAGGATTCCCCCAAATCATCTGAATTAAGTCGATCAAATTCTGAGACAACTCAAAGCTCGTTGAATAACCCGTCAATTGGGTCTGGGTCAGGGTCGAGTCCTAGTGAAGGTACCATAAGTGCTGCAACACCTGAGGGATTTGACTCGTTTTTTAGCCAAGGTAATGCTTTCACACCTGAAATTTTTCAGGTGGAAAGCAAGCCAAATTTTCTGAATATGAATTCAGAAAATGGTTTTTTGTTTCAAGCGGAGAGCAAGCCAAGTTTGGAAGAGTCACAAGTCCCGTTAACTTTGCTAGAGAAGTGGCTATTTGATGATGCTATTAATGCACCAGCACAAGAAGAAGAGCTTATGGGAATGGGTTTGGGTGAATCTGCTGActttttttga